Proteins from a single region of Primulina tabacum isolate GXHZ01 chromosome 5, ASM2559414v2, whole genome shotgun sequence:
- the LOC142544382 gene encoding uncharacterized protein LOC142544382 — protein sequence MSGRLVKWTTELGEYDIQYEPRTAIKSQALVDFLAEIMHQENEDPWKVYVDGSSSKDGSGVGVVLISPAGEEVKLAVRLDFRASNNEAEYEAVLAGFRAARNVGATRVLVFSDSQFVAQQMKGMYDVKDEKLIEYAQDVDRVREKFTEITFEHIPRKENEKADTLAKMAGTMGNWKTRDVVFQVELTPHTSSPAVEQEEGDWRTDIIGYLKEGKLPDNPREARKLKTKCSRYVMIGEVLYRTSFAGLLLRCLSYQEANYVLREVHEVLLAGYCWPSLLHDAQELVMSYDSCQRHARLHHRSTAMMKAITAACPFDQWGMDIVGPFPIAPAQKKFLLVAVEYFLK from the exons ATGTCTGGACGTTTGGTAAAATGGACTACTGAGCTGGGAGAGTATGACATCCAGTATGAGCCAAGAACAGCTATCAAATCACAAGCCTTAGTCGATTTCTTGGCTGAGATCATGCATCAGGAGAATGAAGACCCTTGGAAGGTGTATGTGGATGGTTCCTCGTCGAAAGATGGAAGTGGGGTGGGGGTagtactgatttcaccagctggGGAGGAAGTGAAGTTGGCTGTAAGGTTGGACTTTCGAGCATCCAACAATGAGGCAGAGTACGAGGCTGTGTTGGCAGGATTTCGAGCAGCCAGAAATGTGGGAGCTACCCGGGTACTTGTTTTTTCTGACTCACAGTTTGTAGCACAACAGATGAAGGGAATGTATGATGTGAAAGATGAAAAGCTTATTGAGTATGCTCAAGATGTGGATAGAGTCAGAGAGAAATTCACAGAGATTACATTTgaacatattcccaggaaagaaaatgaaaaagcaGACACTCTAGCCAAAATGGCTGGAACAATGGGAAATTGGAAGACTAGAGATGTGGTATTTCAAGTTGAACTCACACCTCACACGAGTTCGCCCGCAGTTGAGCAAGAGGAGGGGGATTGGAGGACTGACATAATTGGTTACCTGAAAGAGGGAAAGCTTCCTGATAACCCTCGCGAAGCTCGTAAGTTGAAGACAAAGTGTTCGCGTTATGTGATGATTGGAGAAGTGTTGTATAGAACGTCTTTTGCGGGGCTGCTTCTTCGATGCTTGAGTTATCAAGAGGCTAATTATGTACTCCGAGAAGTTCATGAG GTGCTGCTAGCCGGTTATTGCTGGCCCTCACTGCTGCACGACGCTCAAGAGTTAGTGATGTCTTATGATAGTTGTCAACGTCATGCCCGGTTGCATCACCGGTCGACCGCGATGATGAAGGCTATCACGGCCGCCTGTCCTTTTGACCAATGGGGAATGGATATTGTGGGGCCTTTTCCTATAGCTCCTGCTCAGAAGAAGTTCCTATTGGTAGCAGttgaatattttttgaaatga
- the LOC142547497 gene encoding endoplasmic reticulum oxidoreductin-1-like, with product MAEAKVIVDNNEKIDKLIEEKRGKRKWALIGAVVMLMAAASLTLKHDRDHKSCHCSQDSRKYTGIVEDCCCDYETIDSVNEAVLHPLLQELVKSPFFRYFKVKRWCDCPFWPDDGMCKLRDCSVCECPENEFPEPFKKAMLYGLPSDDLKCQEENQQDVVDRTLDTKAFRGWIEVDNPWTHDDETDNREMTYVNLLLNPERYTGYTGESARRIWDAIYSENCPKYTSGGICPERRVLYKLISGLHSSISIHISSDYLLDETKNLWGRNLELMYDRVFRFPDRVRNLYFTFMFVLQAVAKAASYLEQAEYNTGNVEEDLKAQFLMRQLVYNPKLQAACPLPFDEAKLWQGQSGPELKLEIQKNFKNISALMDCVGCEKCRLWGKLQVLGLGTALKILFFVDGKNQQNQPLQLQRNEVIALVNLLHRLSESVKLVQELGPLVERTMEGFISPPPPQETRFWQRVS from the exons ATGGCCGAAGCTAAGGTCATTGTGGATAATAATGAGAAGATAGATAAATTAATAGAGGAGAAAAGGGGGAAGAGGAAATGGGCCCTAATTGGAGCGGTGGTGATGTTGATGGCGGCGGCATCACTAACATTGAAGCATGACCGAGATCATAAATCCTGTCATTGTTCTCAG GATTCTCGAAAATATACAGGCATTGTTGAGGACTGCTGTTGTGATTATGAGACAATAGACAGTGTAAATGAGGCAGTTCTGCACCCTTTACTTCAAGAGCTCGTTAAAAGTCCATTTTTCCGATATTTTAAG GTTAAGCGGTGGTGTGACTGCCCTTTTTGGCCTGATGATGGCATGTGCAAGTTACGTGATTGTAGTGTTTGTGAATGCCCAGAAAATGAATTTCCTGAACCCTTTAAGAAGGCTATGTTGTACGGTCTGCCATCAGATGATTTAAAATGTCAAGAGGAGAACCAACAAGATGTTGTTGATCGCACGCTAGATACAAAGGCCTTTAGGGGATGGATTGAAGTGGATAATCCTTGGACTCATGATGACGAGACGGATAACC GTGAGATGACATATGTCAATCTACTATTGAATCCTGAACGATATACTGGCTATACTGGGGAATCAGCCAGGAGGATATGGGATGCTATATATTCTGAAAACTGTCCAAAAT ATACATCTGGAGGAATTTGTCCGGAGAGAAGAGTGTTGTACAAGTTAATTTCAGGGCTTCACTCCTCTATCTCGATTCATATCTCATCCGACTATCTGCTTGATGAAACTAAAAATCTG TGGGGTAGGAATCTGGAGTTGATGTATGATCGTGTTTTTCGGTTTCCAGATCGTGTTAGAAACTTATACTTCACTTTCATGTTTGTTCTTCAAGCTGTGGCAAAA GCCGCCTCATACTTGGAGCAGGCAGAGTACAATACTGGTAACGTCGAGGAGGACTTGAAAGCACAGTTTTTAATGCGACAACTAGTTTACAATCCAAAACTGCAGGCTGCATGTCCACTTCCATTTGACGAAGCTAAGCTGTGGCAAGGTCAAAGTGGACCTGAACTGAAGCTTGAGATTCAAAAGAACTTCAAAAACATCAG TGCTCTGATggattgtgttggatgtgagaAATGTCGTCTTTGGGGCAAACTTCAGGTGCTGGGTCTGGGAACAGCTCTAAAGATTCTCTTCTTCGTTGATGGCAAAAACCAGCAAAACCAGCCT CTGCAACTGCAAAGAAACGAAGTAATCGCCTTGGTGAACCTGCTTCATCGTCTTTCAGAATCTGTCAAGCTCGTCCAAGAACTTGGCCCTTTAGTCGAGCGAACAATGGAGGGGTTCATATCACCACCTCCTCCACAAGAAACCCGTTTTTGGCAAAGAGTTAGCTAA
- the LOC142544383 gene encoding protein FAR1-RELATED SEQUENCE 5-like, with protein MVQDARGEENVGHTMKDHMNLVNRMKMNSIEGRLCNVYWRDSMMKEDYRIYGDVMVFDTTYRTNKYKLICAPFIGIKNHWNNAIFGCAFLSNEKVESFQWLFEVFKKSMGGKCPITLFTDQDQAIATAIEKFFQQTRHSLCLWQLQQNAVSRFAQLKSDNSFKVVFKKCLSGCPNENEFESCWKSMISKYNLEDHSWFCRLYGLREKWCTALGKDFFSAGILSSQRSKSTNHAIGFNAKKSTSLTEFYGIFKATIKHWRSKEQNNEFQCSKSVPKSVLPMTGMLKHASEVHTLTLFREFESEFLKSISTCSNIVLVEDNMMVYDVSSHDANACTHRVVFDCLRNMITCSCKKFEECGFLCYHCLRVLRINFVITRILYSKNMDQVCQI; from the exons ATGGTACAAGATGCAAGGGGAGAAGAAAATGTTGGTCATACCATGAAAGACCACATGAATTTAGTGAACCGTATGAAGATGAATTCGATAGAAG GAAGATTGTGTAATGTGTATTGGAGGGATTCGATGATGAAAGAAGATTATAGGATATATGGTGATGTCATGGTCTTTGACACTACATATCGCACTAATAAGTATAAACTGATCTGTGCTCCATTCATTGGTATCAAAAATCATTGGAATAATGCGATTTTTGGTTGTGCATTCTTATCTAATGAGAAAGTTGAATCGTTTCAGTGGTTGTTTGAAGTTTTTAAGAAATCAATGGGAGGAAAATGTCCAATCACTTTGTTCACCGACCAAGATCAAGCAATTGCAACTGCAATAGAGAAg TTTTTCCAACAAACAAGGCATAGTCTGTGCTTATGGCAACTTCAACAAAATGCTGTAAGCAGATTTGCACAATTGAAAAGTGATAATTCCTTTAAAGTCGTCTTTAAGAAATGCTTGTCAGGTTGTCCTAATGAAAATGAATTTGAAAGCTGCTGGAAATCCATgatttcaaaatataatttagAAGATCATTCTTGGTTTTGTCGTTTGTATGGATTGAGGGAAAAATGGTGTACTGCTCTAGGCAAGGACTTTTTCTCTGCTGGTATTCTTTCTTCACAAAGAAGTAAAAGCACAAATCATGCCATTGGATTCAATGCAAAGAAAAGCACCAGTTTAACTGAATTTTATGGTATTTTCAAGGCAACAATAAAGCATTGGAGGAGCAAAGAACAAAATAATGAATTCCAATGCTCAAAATCGGTTCCCAAATCCGTCCTACCAATGACTGGGATGTTGAAGCATGCTTCTGAGGTACATACACTAACACTTTTCAGAGAATTTGAGTCTGAATTTCTGAAATCAATATCTACTTGTTCTAATATTGTTTTGGTTGAAGATAATATGATGGTTTATGACGTTTCGTCTCATGATGCTAATGCTTGTACCCATCGTGTTGTGTTTGATTGTCTTAGAAATATGATCACGTGCTCTTGTAAGAAATTTGAGGAGTGTGGTTTCCTATGCTATCATTGTTTAAGGGTCCTGCGCATAAATTTTGTGATTACCCGaattttatattcaaaaaatatggaccaagtttgccaaatctga
- the LOC142547498 gene encoding uncharacterized protein LOC142547498: MMFRCGSICTVSKENILSLSPLKDIFISIIDEWSLSINDKEEIEKKHRRFCFNLTQSFVYVDNDIDIAKIGMRSCWNGWLSQNSYDLSLVEMIFLSFRFNNHVAAVVINFREQKIQYLDNWKYDESENSFFQAAHIVYNEMVMFLKANNHVKGADGILKYEIENAAFNWQTKKRDVDLVFT, encoded by the exons ATGATGTTTCGTTGTGGAAGTATTTGTACTGTTTCAAAAGAGAATATCCTATCATTGAGTCCATTGAAAGATATATTTATTTCTATCATTGATGAATGGTCTCTGTCAATCAATGATAAAGAAGAAATTGAAAAGAAACACAGGCGTTTTTGCTTCAACCTCACCCAAAGT TTTGTTTATGTGGATAATGATATCGACATTGCTAAAATTGGTATGAGGAGTTGTTGGAATGGTTGGTTGAGCCAAAATAGCTATGATTTGAGCTTGGTGGAGATG atTTTTCTGTCATTTCGTTTCAATAACCATGTCGCTGCAGTTGTTATAAACTTTCGTGAACAAAAAATTCAGTATCTAGACAACTGGAAGTATGATGAATCTGAAAATTCCTTCTTTCAGGCTGCACACATAGTG TATAATGAAATGGTTATGTTCTTGAAAGCAAACAATCATGTTAAAGGAGCTGATGGAATTTTGAAATATGAGATTGAAAATGCGGCATTCAATTGGCAAACAAAAAAGAGGGATGTTGATT tgGTTTTTACCTGA